In Crinalium epipsammum PCC 9333, the following are encoded in one genomic region:
- a CDS encoding LmeA family phospholipid-binding protein, whose protein sequence is MTIKQSRIISTVLSPACGVWLRSQVEQVKELQVKISGGDRQILGGYIPHISIIADHAVYQGLHLSKINLSAENIRINLSQVIKGKPLRLLEPIPVTGQMLLEETDLKASLASPLLSNALTELLGTLLTSAGINQPNELLKDNPIKWQQVTLDNNQLTIAGVLANKSDNLTPVAIRTGLELASSHVLRLAPLHIDTPLESASRNLDSFELDLGSEVDIEELKIMPGQLVCRGSINVIP, encoded by the coding sequence TTGACAATTAAGCAAAGCCGAATTATCAGTACAGTGTTGTCGCCCGCTTGCGGTGTATGGTTGCGATCGCAGGTAGAGCAAGTAAAAGAGCTACAGGTGAAGATTAGTGGAGGCGATCGCCAAATTCTCGGTGGTTATATCCCCCATATATCTATTATCGCTGATCATGCCGTTTATCAGGGACTTCATCTGAGCAAAATTAATCTATCAGCAGAAAACATTCGGATTAACTTATCTCAAGTAATTAAAGGCAAGCCATTACGTCTGTTAGAACCAATACCCGTTACTGGTCAGATGTTATTAGAGGAAACAGATTTAAAAGCATCCCTAGCATCTCCTTTATTATCCAATGCTTTAACCGAGTTATTAGGAACACTGTTAACATCTGCTGGAATTAATCAGCCTAATGAACTTTTGAAAGACAACCCCATCAAGTGGCAACAAGTTACTCTTGATAATAATCAGTTAACTATTGCTGGAGTATTAGCTAACAAGAGCGACAATTTAACACCAGTAGCCATTCGCACTGGTCTTGAGTTAGCTAGTAGCCATGTACTGCGCCTCGCTCCCCTACATATAGATACACCGCTAGAATCAGCAAGCCGCAACTTAGATAGCTTTGAATTAGACTTAGGTTCAGAAGTTGATATTGAAGAATTAAAGATCATGCCAGGGCAATTAGTCTGCCGAGGCTCTATCAATGTAATACCCTGA
- a CDS encoding phosphatidate cytidylyltransferase, whose amino-acid sequence MPVSRILSGIVAIALALGLLFLGGWYFTLGFCVIIYLGQQEYFQLVRAKGIAPAGKTTLVVSQMLLITSTIAPELVDPMFALAGTLICFYLLFQPKIATIADISTSILGLFYGGYLPSYWIRLRVGLSPAIASNLPLNGYWPESWTNIHGFPQGLTVTLLAFMCIWAADIGAYTFGKFFGRTRLSDISPKKTVEGALFGIAGSIATATIGAWYLHWSIWQLSGITFGLLIGITSLLGDLTESMMKRDAGVKDSGQLIPGHGGILDRADSYVFTAPLVYYFFTLLLPLLAKLS is encoded by the coding sequence ATGCCTGTGTCTCGTATCCTCAGTGGAATAGTTGCGATCGCTCTGGCTTTGGGTTTACTCTTCCTGGGAGGATGGTACTTTACCCTTGGCTTCTGCGTCATTATTTATTTAGGTCAACAAGAGTATTTTCAACTTGTTCGTGCTAAGGGAATAGCTCCGGCGGGCAAAACTACCTTAGTTGTCAGTCAAATGCTGCTAATTACCTCTACTATTGCGCCAGAATTAGTAGACCCAATGTTTGCTTTGGCAGGAACATTGATTTGTTTCTATCTGCTATTCCAACCGAAAATAGCCACTATTGCTGACATCTCGACTTCAATTTTGGGATTATTTTATGGGGGCTATTTACCGAGTTATTGGATCAGGTTACGGGTAGGTTTATCACCTGCGATCGCTAGCAATTTACCATTAAATGGTTACTGGCCTGAGTCTTGGACAAATATTCATGGCTTTCCCCAAGGATTAACAGTAACGCTGTTAGCTTTTATGTGTATTTGGGCTGCTGATATTGGAGCATATACATTCGGCAAATTCTTTGGTCGCACTCGCCTTTCAGATATCAGCCCTAAAAAGACTGTCGAAGGTGCGCTTTTTGGTATTGCTGGCAGTATCGCTACAGCAACAATAGGAGCTTGGTATCTTCACTGGTCAATTTGGCAATTAAGCGGCATTACTTTCGGTCTACTAATTGGTATTACTAGCCTTTTGGGAGATTTAACAGAGTCGATGATGAAGCGAGATGCTGGTGTCAAAGATTCGGGGCAATTAATCCCAGGTCACGGCGGAATTTTAGATCGGGCTGACAGCTATGTATTTACAGCACCTTTGGTTTACTACTTTTTTACCTTGCTATTACCACTCTTAGCTAAGTTAAGTTAA
- the cbiT gene encoding precorrin-6Y C5,15-methyltransferase subunit CbiT, with protein sequence MHTQLWPYVTPGIPDDLFERLPGIPLSKREVRLLIISALRLKSDSVLWDIGAGTGTIPVETGLLCPKGRVIAVERDEDVASLIRRNCDRFGVGNVEVIEGSAPECLKDIPHQPQRVCIEGGRAIKTILQEVWQYLPSGGRVVATAANLETLYSVSGTLSELQARNIELVQSSVNRLETRGNRQTFSAVDPIFILSGEKLD encoded by the coding sequence ATGCACACTCAACTCTGGCCGTATGTGACACCTGGAATTCCAGATGATTTATTTGAGCGCTTACCTGGAATTCCCTTAAGTAAGCGAGAAGTGCGACTGCTAATCATTTCTGCTCTTAGACTCAAATCAGACTCAGTGTTGTGGGATATTGGTGCAGGTACGGGGACAATTCCTGTAGAAACTGGTTTATTGTGTCCCAAAGGCAGAGTTATTGCTGTAGAACGGGATGAAGACGTGGCGAGTTTAATTCGCCGTAATTGCGATCGCTTCGGTGTTGGCAACGTTGAAGTGATTGAAGGTAGTGCGCCAGAATGCTTGAAGGATATCCCCCATCAGCCCCAAAGAGTCTGTATTGAAGGAGGACGCGCCATCAAAACTATCCTGCAAGAAGTTTGGCAATACTTACCCTCTGGCGGTCGTGTCGTTGCTACTGCGGCTAATCTAGAAACTCTCTATTCTGTCTCTGGAACCTTGTCAGAGTTGCAAGCTAGAAACATTGAGCTAGTCCAGTCGTCTGTTAACCGTCTAGAAACACGGGGTAATCGTCAAACATTTTCAGCAGTTGATCCGATTTTTATCCTTAGTGGTGAGAAGCTAGATTAA
- a CDS encoding aminotransferase class I/II-fold pyridoxal phosphate-dependent enzyme: MNQESQAKTPILDTLRECANKPHAAFYTPGHKRGQGIYPQLADLLGESVFRADLPELPELDNLFAPEGVIKEAQQLAAEAFGAEHTWFLVNGSTAGVMAAILATCGSGDKIILPRNVHQSAIAGLIISGAIPIFVNPEYDPILDIAHSITPDAVAAALKQHPDAKAVMMVYPTYYGVCGDVKAIAHITHQYNIPLLVDEAHGAHFAFHPELPPSALSAGADLTVQSIHKVLGAFTQAAMLHVQGSKVDINRVSKALQLLQSTSPSYLLLASLDAARQQMALHGHQLMAKTLLLAKLARNQIRQIPGLSVLETEHIQLNEAGFFALDPTRLTVTVSGLGISGFEADEILHTQLGVTAELPSLQHLTFIISLGNTSEDIEHLIQAFTTLSKDYQQESLLVETPSSGVVPDWYSVGLFTEETIGVARISPREAFFVPAETLPIENIWDTCGGLHPYISAELICPYPPGIPVLMPGEQITPSAIEYLQQIIKLGGSITGCSDRTLKTIKVVLSQS, translated from the coding sequence GTGAATCAGGAATCTCAAGCAAAAACGCCAATCCTAGATACTCTGCGAGAGTGCGCTAATAAACCTCATGCTGCGTTTTATACTCCAGGGCATAAGCGGGGACAAGGTATATATCCGCAATTAGCAGATTTGTTAGGGGAGTCTGTATTTCGGGCGGATTTACCAGAGTTACCTGAGTTGGATAATTTGTTTGCGCCAGAAGGTGTAATAAAGGAAGCTCAACAATTAGCAGCAGAAGCGTTTGGGGCGGAACATACTTGGTTTTTAGTTAATGGTTCCACTGCTGGGGTAATGGCAGCGATTTTAGCTACTTGTGGTAGTGGTGACAAAATTATTTTGCCTCGAAATGTCCATCAGTCTGCGATCGCAGGTTTAATTATTTCTGGTGCTATCCCAATTTTTGTTAACCCAGAATACGATCCGATTTTAGATATCGCTCACAGTATCACACCAGATGCGGTTGCAGCAGCTTTAAAGCAGCATCCAGATGCTAAGGCGGTGATGATGGTATATCCCACTTATTATGGGGTTTGTGGGGATGTGAAGGCGATCGCACATATCACACATCAATACAATATCCCTCTGTTGGTAGATGAAGCACACGGCGCTCATTTTGCTTTTCATCCAGAGTTACCGCCTTCAGCTTTGTCAGCAGGGGCAGACTTAACTGTGCAATCTATCCATAAGGTACTGGGGGCTTTTACCCAAGCTGCTATGCTGCACGTTCAAGGTAGCAAGGTAGACATTAATAGGGTAAGTAAAGCTTTACAGCTATTACAATCTACCAGCCCTAGTTATTTACTTTTAGCGTCATTAGATGCAGCGCGTCAGCAAATGGCGTTGCATGGACATCAACTAATGGCAAAAACATTGTTATTAGCGAAACTTGCCAGGAACCAAATTAGACAAATTCCTGGGTTATCAGTATTAGAAACCGAACACATACAGCTTAATGAAGCAGGCTTTTTTGCTTTAGATCCCACTCGGCTAACTGTAACAGTTTCTGGTTTAGGTATAAGTGGGTTTGAAGCAGACGAAATACTGCATACTCAGCTAGGGGTGACAGCAGAGTTGCCGTCGCTGCAACATCTCACCTTTATTATCAGTTTAGGAAATACTTCTGAAGATATTGAACACTTAATCCAAGCGTTCACAACTTTATCAAAAGATTACCAACAAGAAAGCTTGCTTGTCGAAACACCCTCTAGTGGTGTAGTTCCTGATTGGTATTCTGTAGGGTTATTTACAGAGGAAACTATAGGAGTAGCAAGAATTTCTCCTCGTGAGGCGTTTTTTGTTCCCGCAGAAACATTACCAATAGAAAATATCTGGGATACTTGTGGTGGACTACACCCTTACATCAGTGCCGAACTCATTTGTCCTTATCCGCCTGGAATTCCTGTATTAATGCCTGGAGAACAAATAACACCCTCCGCCATAGAATATCTCCAGCAAATTATCAAACTCGGTGGCAGTATTACAGGTTGTAGCGATCGCACTCTAAAAACCATTAAAGTTGTTCTTTCCCAGTCTTAA
- the ychF gene encoding redox-regulated ATPase YchF: MLTAGIVGLPNVGKSTLFNALVANAKATAANFPFCTIEPNVGVVAVPDERLNVLAKISESAQIVPTRVEFVDIAGLVKGASQGEGLGNQFLSHIREVDAIVQVVRCFENDDIIHVAGSVDPLRDIEIINLELGLADLSQIERRIERTRKNARTNKEAQIELSALEKLSTALNEGKPARQVTLSEEEAESVKLLGLLTSKPIIYATNVSEDDLATGNQWVEQVRQFATQENAQVVIISAQVESELVDLPEAEKLEFLESLGVKEGGLKSLIHATYELLGLRTYFTTGPKETRAWTIKTGMSAPQAAGVIHTDFERGFIRAETVAYNDLVATNSLSAAKEKGLVRSEGKEYIVNEGDVMLFRFNV, encoded by the coding sequence ATGCTTACAGCCGGAATTGTTGGACTTCCCAACGTTGGAAAATCTACCTTATTCAATGCCTTGGTTGCTAACGCCAAAGCTACTGCCGCAAACTTTCCCTTTTGTACTATCGAACCTAATGTAGGTGTTGTAGCAGTGCCGGATGAGCGTTTAAACGTTCTGGCTAAAATCTCTGAATCCGCCCAAATTGTACCCACTCGTGTTGAATTTGTGGATATTGCTGGGTTAGTAAAAGGCGCTAGCCAAGGGGAGGGACTGGGTAATCAATTTTTGTCTCATATTCGAGAAGTTGATGCCATTGTCCAGGTAGTACGTTGTTTTGAAAATGACGATATTATCCACGTTGCAGGTTCTGTTGATCCCTTGCGAGATATAGAAATTATCAATTTGGAGTTGGGGTTAGCAGATTTATCACAAATTGAACGTCGCATCGAGCGAACTCGCAAAAACGCCCGTACTAACAAAGAAGCTCAAATTGAGCTATCAGCTTTAGAAAAACTAAGTACGGCACTAAATGAAGGTAAACCAGCACGTCAAGTTACTTTAAGCGAAGAAGAAGCTGAGTCAGTAAAGCTACTAGGATTACTCACCTCTAAACCGATTATTTATGCCACCAATGTATCGGAGGATGATTTAGCTACTGGTAATCAATGGGTGGAACAAGTAAGACAGTTTGCTACCCAAGAAAATGCTCAAGTTGTGATTATTTCTGCACAAGTAGAATCTGAACTTGTTGACTTACCAGAAGCAGAAAAGCTAGAGTTTTTGGAATCTTTGGGTGTTAAAGAAGGTGGCTTAAAATCTTTAATTCACGCCACTTATGAACTTTTAGGACTGCGTACTTACTTTACTACTGGTCCAAAAGAAACTCGCGCCTGGACAATAAAAACTGGAATGTCAGCACCACAAGCTGCTGGTGTAATTCACACCGATTTTGAGCGCGGTTTTATTAGAGCAGAAACAGTTGCTTATAATGACCTCGTAGCAACTAATTCCCTAAGTGCTGCTAAAGAAAAAGGCTTAGTTCGTAGTGAAGGTAAAGAATATATTGTCAACGAAGGAGATGTGATGTTATTCCGGTTTAACGTATAG
- a CDS encoding RNA polymerase sigma factor produces the protein MQIPHFPESNHPIVKSLFHHSDQELLTLFQRYPEQGKFFTAIFCRYSPIVYTLIRHSARSPVQADYLFALTWRHIYYELGGLNLREDTGTEVSSFQNWLINMTAVCINEAELPPVESIHYSLQAASPPLWCYMEQALEQLPPITRLMVLMAQTFHWSETRISAYLQAEGEMLSAADVKAQLLQGYHLLEVALPEDLRVIYLNNFKVESSQPLIDNITN, from the coding sequence GTGCAAATTCCGCATTTTCCTGAATCTAATCATCCGATAGTCAAATCCCTGTTCCATCATAGCGATCAGGAATTGCTTACCTTGTTTCAGCGTTATCCAGAGCAAGGAAAATTTTTCACTGCTATTTTTTGTCGTTATAGTCCCATTGTATATACATTAATACGGCATTCGGCGCGATCGCCTGTGCAAGCAGATTACCTATTTGCCCTAACCTGGCGACATATCTATTATGAGTTAGGTGGTTTAAATTTGCGCGAAGATACGGGTACTGAAGTTAGTTCCTTCCAGAATTGGCTAATTAACATGACCGCAGTATGTATTAACGAGGCAGAACTACCGCCAGTAGAGTCGATACATTACTCTTTACAAGCCGCCTCTCCGCCGCTATGGTGCTACATGGAACAAGCTTTAGAGCAATTGCCACCCATCACGCGCTTGATGGTGTTAATGGCTCAGACTTTCCACTGGAGTGAAACCAGAATTTCAGCTTATCTTCAAGCAGAAGGTGAAATGCTTTCGGCTGCTGATGTCAAAGCGCAATTACTGCAAGGGTATCATTTATTAGAAGTCGCCTTACCAGAAGATCTGCGTGTTATTTATCTGAATAACTTTAAGGTTGAATCTTCACAGCCTCTTATTGATAATATAACAAACTAA